The following are encoded in a window of Acidimicrobiales bacterium genomic DNA:
- the recN gene encoding DNA repair protein RecN — translation MLVELVVRDLGVIEEASVVLDSGLTALTGETGAGKTLLTDALALALGARADAELVRPGADAAEVECRLVVADGDELVIRRVVPAQGRSRAYLDGRLASSEALGELTDGLVDLHGQHGHQRLMRPSEQRRALDSFGDIDPGPWRAARAARAAADRERDALGGDEQARAREEDLHRFQITEIDEAAIVDLDEDRRLAESELLLASAAASRDAAERLAETLSTDGAAGEALAGALSEVSQHAALEAVATRLAAVADEVADLGRELRAAAEQIVEDPEQLAEMTARRHRLSELRRKYGPTLADVLAYRESAAERLTELEARTARAAAIDAEVERLEAEEHRLAGELAAARRAAAPRLASAVVDVLGELAMANARFEVSVDGEAGADVEFRLAVNSGAPLASLTKVASGGELSRTMLAVQLVSSVVSPTVVFDEVDAGVGGRTATAIGRALARLAVDRQVLVVTHLPQVAAFADRHLSVTKVDDGTHTRTEVASLDDEGRVIELSRMLSGSPDSSTARSHAAELVAAAASERGSR, via the coding sequence GTGCTCGTCGAGTTGGTCGTCCGCGACCTTGGAGTCATCGAGGAGGCCTCGGTCGTCCTCGACTCGGGCCTGACGGCCCTGACCGGTGAGACCGGGGCGGGAAAGACCCTGTTGACCGACGCTCTCGCCCTGGCACTGGGTGCACGCGCCGACGCGGAGCTCGTGCGTCCCGGTGCCGATGCGGCTGAGGTCGAGTGCCGCCTGGTCGTCGCGGATGGTGACGAGCTCGTGATCCGCCGGGTGGTGCCCGCGCAGGGGCGGTCGCGGGCGTATCTCGACGGCCGCCTCGCGTCGAGCGAGGCACTGGGCGAGCTGACCGACGGCCTGGTGGACCTGCACGGTCAACACGGCCATCAGCGGCTGATGCGGCCGTCGGAGCAGCGTCGTGCTCTCGACAGCTTCGGCGACATCGACCCGGGTCCGTGGCGTGCGGCCCGTGCGGCACGGGCGGCCGCTGACCGCGAGCGCGACGCGCTGGGCGGCGACGAGCAGGCCAGGGCCCGTGAGGAGGACCTTCACCGGTTCCAGATCACCGAGATCGACGAGGCCGCCATCGTGGACCTCGACGAGGACCGGCGCCTCGCGGAGAGCGAACTGCTCCTGGCGTCCGCGGCGGCGTCGCGTGATGCCGCCGAGCGTCTCGCTGAGACCCTGAGTACCGACGGTGCAGCCGGGGAGGCCCTGGCCGGTGCGTTGTCGGAGGTGTCACAGCACGCCGCGCTCGAGGCGGTCGCCACCCGGCTGGCAGCCGTCGCGGACGAGGTGGCGGATCTCGGTCGGGAGCTGAGAGCTGCGGCGGAACAGATCGTCGAGGATCCCGAGCAACTCGCCGAGATGACCGCGCGCCGCCACCGTCTCTCCGAACTCCGGCGAAAGTACGGGCCGACGCTGGCCGACGTCCTCGCCTACCGCGAATCGGCGGCTGAGCGCCTCACCGAGCTCGAGGCCCGTACCGCACGGGCGGCCGCCATCGATGCCGAGGTGGAACGCCTCGAGGCCGAGGAGCATCGTCTGGCCGGGGAGCTCGCGGCAGCGCGCCGCGCCGCGGCGCCTCGACTCGCGTCCGCGGTGGTCGATGTGCTGGGCGAGCTCGCGATGGCCAACGCCCGCTTCGAGGTGTCCGTCGACGGCGAGGCGGGCGCGGATGTCGAGTTCCGCCTGGCAGTCAACTCGGGGGCGCCGCTCGCGTCGCTGACCAAGGTCGCGTCGGGCGGCGAACTGTCGCGGACCATGCTCGCCGTCCAACTGGTGAGCAGCGTCGTCTCACCGACAGTCGTCTTCGACGAGGTCGACGCGGGGGTCGGTGGTCGAACCGCCACCGCGATCGGTCGGGCGCTCGCACGCCTCGCCGTGGATCGGCAGGTCCTCGTCGTCACCCATCTGCCCCAGGTGGCAGCGTTCGCCGACCGGCACTTGTCGGTCACCAAGGTGGACGACGGCACCCATACCCGCACGGAGGTCGCGTCGCTCGACGACGAGGGTCGCGTGATCGAGCTCTCGCGGATGCTGTCGGGCTCGCCGGACTCGTCGACGGCGCGCAGCCACGCCGCCGAACTCGTCGCCGCAGCCGCATCAGAACGCGGGAGTCGCTGA
- a CDS encoding TlyA family RNA methyltransferase — protein sequence MAARRRLDAELVRRGLASGRDAARRLIDDGAVLVNGSPAAKPASQVDPADAIVLASEPERYVGRGGTKLEAAIEAFAIEVAGRRCIDVGASTGGFTDCLLQHGAAAVIAVDVGTAQLHERLRSDERVTSLEKRDVRGFDPGPWGGPAPIVVCDVSFISLRTVFGALSGLVDGAGDLVTLVKPQFEVGKAAVSRGRGVITEPGLWREALDGVVAEAARNGFGVRGAIRSPVTGGAGNVEFLVCFRRGEPARGCDIADLCHSDAIA from the coding sequence GTGGCCGCTCGCCGACGTCTCGACGCGGAACTGGTCCGGCGTGGACTGGCGTCGGGCCGCGACGCCGCGCGCCGCCTGATCGACGACGGGGCGGTCCTCGTCAACGGCTCACCCGCGGCGAAGCCGGCGAGCCAGGTGGATCCCGCCGACGCGATCGTTCTCGCGTCCGAACCCGAGCGCTACGTGGGTCGCGGTGGGACGAAGCTCGAGGCGGCCATCGAGGCCTTCGCCATCGAGGTGGCGGGTCGGCGTTGCATCGACGTCGGCGCGTCCACCGGCGGGTTCACCGACTGTCTGCTCCAACACGGGGCCGCCGCGGTGATCGCGGTCGACGTGGGAACCGCCCAACTCCACGAACGGCTCAGGTCCGACGAACGGGTCACGTCGCTCGAGAAGCGCGACGTCCGTGGGTTCGACCCCGGGCCGTGGGGCGGCCCCGCGCCGATCGTCGTGTGTGACGTGTCGTTCATCTCACTGCGCACGGTGTTCGGGGCCCTCAGCGGACTCGTCGACGGCGCGGGTGACCTGGTGACGCTCGTGAAACCCCAGTTCGAGGTGGGGAAGGCCGCTGTCTCCCGCGGACGGGGCGTCATCACCGAGCCCGGTCTGTGGCGCGAGGCCCTCGACGGGGTCGTCGCCGAGGCCGCGCGCAACGGGTTCGGGGTTCGCGGCGCGATCCGTTCACCCGTGACCGGCGGCGCCGGCAACGTCGAGTTCCTCGTCTGCTTCCGCCGCGGGGAACCGGCCCGTGGGTGCGACATCGCAGACCTGTGTCATAGCGACGCCATAGCCTGA
- a CDS encoding NAD(+)/NADH kinase: MAVALIVHQERPEAADVARDLVGWLRAHDRTVLVTGPDAEIAGLGEFACDEDEIGRRAELAVSLGGDGSMLRAIDLVADDDVPVLGVNFGSLGYLTEVDPADVTDALSRVWAGDHQIEERMRAAVTVERAGIAEDPVRVLNESVVEKIESGRTVHLAVSIDGRFFTTYAADGLIVATPTGSTAYSMSARGPIVAPTHRALLLTAVAPHMLFDRTLVLEPASRLRIEVIDDRPCQLALDGQAGGVLEPGDAVTVTGAVKSARLVTFGTRDFQGILKSKFGLNDR; the protein is encoded by the coding sequence ATGGCCGTCGCGCTGATCGTCCACCAGGAGCGTCCCGAGGCCGCCGACGTGGCCCGGGACCTCGTCGGGTGGTTGCGCGCGCACGATCGCACGGTGTTGGTCACCGGCCCCGACGCCGAGATCGCCGGGCTCGGTGAGTTCGCCTGCGACGAGGACGAGATCGGTCGACGGGCGGAACTGGCGGTGAGCCTCGGCGGTGACGGCTCGATGCTTCGGGCGATCGACCTCGTCGCGGATGACGACGTCCCCGTTCTGGGCGTCAACTTCGGGAGCCTCGGCTACCTCACCGAGGTCGATCCGGCTGACGTCACCGACGCGCTGTCGCGTGTGTGGGCCGGCGACCACCAGATCGAGGAGCGGATGCGCGCCGCAGTGACGGTCGAACGGGCCGGAATCGCCGAGGACCCGGTGCGGGTCCTCAACGAGAGCGTGGTCGAGAAGATCGAATCGGGGCGCACCGTGCATCTGGCCGTGAGCATCGACGGCCGCTTCTTCACGACCTACGCCGCCGACGGGCTCATCGTGGCCACCCCCACCGGTTCCACGGCCTATTCGATGTCCGCGCGCGGCCCGATCGTCGCGCCCACCCACCGTGCGTTGCTGCTGACCGCGGTGGCCCCCCACATGCTCTTCGATCGGACCCTGGTGCTCGAACCCGCCAGCCGGCTGCGGATCGAGGTGATCGACGACCGCCCGTGCCAACTCGCGCTGGACGGCCAGGCGGGGGGAGTGTTGGAACCCGGTGACGCGGTGACGGTCACCGGTGCGGTGAAGTCCGCCAGGCTCGTCACCTTCGGAACCCGGGACTTCCAGGGGATCCTCAAGTCGAAGTTCGGTCTGAACGACCGGTAG